One Drosophila santomea strain STO CAGO 1482 chromosome X, Prin_Dsan_1.1, whole genome shotgun sequence DNA segment encodes these proteins:
- the LOC120456765 gene encoding E3 ubiquitin-protein ligase makorin-1-like — protein sequence MSYRHSQTVCRFYLLGTCSFGDFCRFSHNVTLNTLSSGNESPQRSEIADDIAEEEVAEDQVEQVVASTSSYNRQKIWANAPVFVPRCKSIPAEMQSTGDLQDICPYGGTCNWGTNCLYPLHMEICKMCDLYCLHPRDKNQRREHNRECLEQHEQAMELSFAIARSKDKTCGICLDTIVEKKRRERRFGILSKCKHTFCLKCIRTWRQAEQFESTVTRGCPECRVCSDFVCPSAYWVDTKEEKDKLLNEYRTAMGAKDCKYFKMGTGKCPFGNKCFYRHSRRCGINQTKSKAIVSD from the coding sequence ATGTCGTATCGCCATAGTCAAACAGTCTGTCGCTTCTATTTGCTTGGGACATGTAGTTTCGGTGATTTTTGCCGATTTTCCCACAATGTGACATTGAATACGTTGAGTTCCGGCAATGAGAGTCCACAAAGATCGGAAATCGCGGATGATATCGCAGAGGAGGAGGTGGCGGAGGATCAGGTGGAGCAGGTGGTGGCCAGCACCAGCAGCTACAATCGGCAAAAGATCTGGGCAAATGCACCGGTATTCGTGCCCAGATGCAAGAGTATTCCTGCCGAGATGCAATCAACTGGCGACCTGCAGGATATCTGTCCATATGGCGGCACCTGTAACTGGGGCACTAATTGCTTGTATCCGCTTCACATGGAGATCTGTAAGATGTGCGACCTGTACTGTCTTCACCCGAGGGATAAGAATCAGCGCCGTGAGCACAATCGTGAGTGTCTGGAGCAGCACGAGCAGGCGATGGAGTTATCCTTCGCAATAGCCAGATCCAAGGACAAGACATGCGGCATTTGCTTGGATACCATCGTAGAGAAGAAGAGACGCGAACGACGCTTTGGCATCCTGTCCAAGTGCAAGCACACATTCTGTCTAAAGTGCATTCGCACTTGGCGCCAGGCCGAGCAATTTGAGTCCACGGTGACGCGAGGTTGCCCCGAATGTCGCGTCTGCTCGGATTTTGTGTGCCCCAGCGCCTACTGGGTGGACACCAAGGAGGAGAAGGATAAGTTGCTCAACGAATATCGCACGGCGATGGGCGCCAAGGATTGCAAGTACTTCAAGATGGGCACGGGCAAGTGTCCCTTTGGCAACAAGTGCTTCTACAGACACTCTCGTCGCTGTGGgattaatcaaacaaaatcgaaGGCCATCGTATCAGACTGA
- the LOC120456766 gene encoding antigen 5 like allergen Cul n 1 — protein sequence MKFALLAILVVSLGLAQATDYCSWDICNGGSHIACGHSNWWDSSCPGDAQLIDINDDYKWVFVHSHNDKRNYIAGGYDPNHNAACRMATMEWDDELAYLASLNVRQCNMVHDSCHNTDAFKYSGQNLAWQAYSGDLPDMGYILDNSVQMWFDEVHNSNSGIIAGGYPSGYSGPAIGHFTVMMSERNTRVGCAAARYNRDGWNQVLVACNYATTNMIGRQIYSSCDWGAQGCGSGTNGEFGNLCSSSEWYDVNSW from the exons ATGAAATTCGCTCTGCTCGCCATCCTGGTGGTGTCTTTGGGCCTGGCCCAGGCCACCGACTACTGTTCGTGGGACATTTGCAACGGTGGCTCCCACATCGCCTGCGGGCACAGCAACTGGTGGGACAGCAGCTGTCCTGGAGATGCCCAGCTGATCGACATCAACGATGACTACAAGTGGGTCTTTGTTCACTCGCACAACGACAAGAGGAACTACATTGCCGGTGGTTATGATCCCAATCACAATGCCGCCTGCCGCATGGCCACCATGGAGTGGGATGATGAGCTCGCCTATCTGGCCTCCCTGAATGTCCGACAGTGCAACATGGTGCACGATAGCTGCCACAACACCGACGCCTTCAAGTACTCCGGCCAGAATCTGGCCTGGCAGGCCTACTCCGGCGACCTGCCCGACATGGGCTACATCCTGGACAACAGCGTGCAGATGTGGTTCGATGAGGTGCACAACTCCAACTCCGGCATCATTGCCGGCGGTTACCCATCCGGATACAGCGGACC TGCCATTGGCCACTTCACCGTGATGATGTCGGAGAGGAACACCCGTGTGGGCTGCGCCGCTGCCCGGTACAATCGCGATGGATGGAACCAGGTGCTGGTGGCCTGCAACTATGCCACCACCAACATGATCGGTCGCCAGATCTACTCCAGCTGCGACTGGGGAGCACAGGGATGCGGATCGGGCACCAATGGCGAGTTTGGCAACCTCTGCTCTTCATCCGAGTGGTACGATGTGAACAGCTGGTAA
- the LOC120456815 gene encoding antigen 5 like allergen Cul n 1, translating to MRNFVIIFSLSLALGIATATDYCKKSCGSTKNLGCDNKGAWSSSCPSDATLLTLTSAQKDALVARTNQYRNEIAGGLNANLSAACRMATIKWNDELAYLASLNVRSCQMQHDGCHNTDAFDWSGQNLAWMGYFNPLNVTHYLEWGVDMWYSEAKYTKQAYIDAYPSNYNGPAIGHFTVLVADRNTDVGCAVATYSVPGQSYKAFLLACNYAATNVLGIKMYSSCSKAASKCTTGTNPTYKYLCSASEKYDVNNLSY from the exons ATGCGCAACTTCGTGATCATATTTAGCCTATCTCTGGCACTCGGcatcgccaccgccaccgaCTACTGCAAAAAGAGCTGCGGCAGCACCAAGAATCTGGGATGCGACAATAAGGGG GCCTGGTCCTCAAGCTGTCCCAGTGACGCCACCCTGTTGACCCTGACCAGCGCGCAGAAGGACGCACTGGTGGCCAGGACGAACCAGTATCGTAATGAGATCGCCGGCGGACTGAATGCCAATTTGAGTGCCGCCTGTCGAATGGCCACGATCAAGTGGAACGATGAACTGGCTTATCTGGCCAGCTTGAACGTGAGAAGTTGTCAGATGCAACACGATGGATGCCACAATACGGATGCCTTCGATTGGTCGGGCCAGAATCTGGCCTGGATGGGCTACTTCAATCCACTGAATGTAACCCACTATCTGGAGTGGGGCGTCGATATGTGGTACAGTGAGGCGAAGTACACCAAACAGGCCTACATCGATGCCTATCCATCGAACTACAATGGTCCGGCCATTGGTCACTTCACGGTGCTCGTTGCCGATCGGAATACGGATGTGGGTTGTGCCGTGGCCACGTACTCGGTGCCCGGACAATCGTACAAGGCCTTTCTGCTGGCCTGCAACTATGCGGCCACCAATGTCCTGGGCATCAAGATGTACAGCTCGTGCTCCAAGGCGGCCAGCAAATGTACCACCGGTACCAATCCCACTTACAAGTACCTCTGCAGTGCCAGCGAGAAGTACGACGTTAACAACCTTTCCTATTGA